The genomic segment GTTCGACCTGATCAAGCCGGCCGTGGTGATGGTGCAGGACGGCCCGACCTTCGAGAAGGCGCTGAAGGCGCTCGACCTCAGCGGCGTCACCGTGGTTCACGTCGCGCGGCCCTGCGAGGGCATCAAGAGCGTCAGCTTCGCCGAGCTTGCGGCCACGCCTGTTACCGCTGATGTCGAGGCCTCGATCGCGAAGATCAGGCCGCAGACCGTCGGCAAGCTGCTGTTCACGTCAGGCTCGACCGGCATGCCCAAGGCCGTCATCAACACGCAGGAGATGATGTGTGCCAACGCGGCGATGATGATGCAGGTGCGGCCGCGTGATCCCCACGGGCCGATCTCGACCATGCTGGACTGGATGCCCTGGAACCACACCATGGGCGGCAACGCGGCGTTCCACCCGATCCTGGTCGACGGCGGCACGCTCTATATCGACGACGGCCGGCCGATGCCGGGCCAGTTCGAGGAGACGCTGCGCAATTTGCGCGAGATCTCGCCGACCTATTACGCCAACGTGCCCGCCGGCTACGCCGCGCTCGCAGCCGCCATGGAGAAGGACGATGCGCTCTGCCGCTCGTTCTTCAAGAATCTCTCGATCATGGCCTATGGCGGCGCGCGCCTGCCCGACGATCTCTATGAGCGCATGCAGGCGCTGGCGGTGAAGACCACCGGCGAGCGCATCGTGTTCTATACCGGCTGGGGCTCGACCGAGACCGCGCCGACCTCGACCGGCACCTATTGGGACACCGAGCGCGTCGGCCTGATCGGCCTGCCGTTCCCCGGCGTGGATCTGAAGATGGTGCCGTGCGGCTCGAAATACGAATTGCGGCTGCGCGGCGTCAACGTCACGCCCGGCTATTTCGGTCAGCCGGAGCTGACGAAGAAGATGTTCGATGAGGAAGGTTTTTACTGCATCGGCGATGCCGGAATCTTCGTCGACGATTCCGATCCGGTGCAAGGCATCATCTTTGCCGGCCGCGTGGTGGAGGACTTCAAGCTCACCACCGGCACGTTCGTTCATGTCGGCTCGCTGCGGACCGATGCGATCGCTGCCGCAACGCCGGTCGTGCACGACGCGCTGGTCGCGGGTCAGGACCGCCCGTTCATCGGCCTCTTGGCCTGGCCGAACCTGCACGCCTGCCGCCAGCTCGTCGGCAATCCAGATCTGGGCTTTGCCGATGCGGTGAAGCATCCCGAGGTGATCGCCTGCTTCAGGCGTGGCCTGGAAGCGCATAACCGGGAGTGCGAAGGCGCCAGCAGCCGTGTCATCGCACGCGCGATGCTGATGGTCGAGCCGCCCTCGATCGACGGTAACGAGCTCACCGACAAGGGCTACATCAACCAGCGCGCCGGCCTCGAACGCCGCGCCGCGCTGGTGGAGCGGCTCTATGCGGACAAGCCGGATGAAGATGTGATCGTGCTGCGATGACGCACCGCTCTCTCAACTCGTCATTCCGGGGCGCGCGCAGCGCGAGCCCGGAATCCATCAGGCCGCATAGGCGCGGCGAAATGGATTCCGGGCTCGCCGCTACGCGGCGCCCCGGAATGACGGCATCAATACCAGCGACAAACAATAAGAGGTAAGCCGCCATGAACTTCGATTTCTCCGACGATCAAAAGCAGCTCCGCGACCAGGCGCGCAAGTTCCTCGCGGAAAAATGCTCGCCCAAGGCGGTGCGAATCGTGCTCGACGGCAAGGCGCCTTACGACAAGGAGCTGTGGAAGGGCCTCGCCGAGATGGGTTTTCTCGGCGTCGCCATTCCGGAAGAGTTCGGCGGCGCGGGTGCGGGCCATCTCGAGCTGTGCGTGATCGCGGAGGAGATGGGGCGGGCCAATGCGCCTGTGCCGTTCTCTTCGACCGTGTACCTCGCCGCCGAAGCGCTGCTGATCGCGGGCAGCGACGCGCAGAAGAAGAAATGGCTGCCCGCGATTGCTGCCGGAGAGGCGATCGGCACGCTGGCGCTGTTCGAGGGCAAGGGCAATCCGTCGCCGAAGAACGTCAAGCTGACGGCTGCGAACGGGGTGCTCAATGGTGTCAAGAAGCCGGTCGCCGACGGCGGCATCGCCGACTTCGCGGTGGTCGCCGCACGCACCGGATCGAGCGGGCGCGACAACGACATCTCGCTGTTCCTGGTCGATCTCAAGGCCGGCGGCGTCGACGTGAAGAGCCTCACCAATCTCGATCCGACCCGCGGACAGGCCGAGATCACCTTCAAGGACGCCAAAGCCGAGCCGCTGGGAGCTGCCGGCGAAGGCTGGAGCATCCTCACCCAGGTGCTCGACCGCGCCGCCGTGCTGTGCGCGTTCGAGCAGGTCGGAGGTGCTGATCGCGCCTTGGAGATGGGCCGCGACTACGCGCTGGACCGCATCGCCTTCGGTCGGCAGATCGGCTCCTTCCAGGCCGTCAAGCACATGCTCGCGGACATGTACGTGTCGGCGACGCTGGCGCGCTCCAACAGCTATTACGGCGCCTGGGCGCTCTCGACCAATGCGGCCGAGCTGCCGGAGGCTGCCGCCGCCGCGCGCATCAGCGCGACGCAGGCGTTCCAGCACTGCGCCAAGAACAACATCCAGGTTCACGGCGGCATGGGTTTTACCTGGGAGTTCGACTGCCACATGTACTACCGCCGCGCCAACGCCATGGCGCTGGGCCTCGGCAGCCTGTCCTATTGGGAAGACCAGTTGATCGACCGGATGCGGAAGAAGAACGCGGCGTGATGACAGGTGCGTAGGGTGGGTTAGCCGAGCGGATTGCGCGAAGCGCAAGTCGCTTGGCGTAACCCACCTCTTCTTCCGATTTGGAAACCAAAGAGGTGGGTTACGCCTTCGGCTAACCCACCCTACGAAATGCGAGAGAGTTGCCATGAACTTCGACGACACCCCGCAGGAAGCCGAGTTCCGCGCCACGGCGCGCGCCTGGATCAGCGCGAACGCGCCCAGGCAATACGAGGACGAGTTGCGCAAATCCTCGCTCGGCCGCACCGTGCTCAAGAACGCTGACATTCTCGAGGTCGCAAAGGCCTGGCAGAAGAAAAAGGCCGACGCCGGCTGGGCCTGCCTGCACTGGCCAAAGGAATATGGCGGCCGCGGTTCATCGCCGATCGAACGCGTGATCTGGCAGCAGGAGGAGGGGCCGTTCGGCCAGCTGTCCCGCATGTTCATCATCGGCCACGGCATGTGCGGGCCGACCATGATGGCGTTCGCGCGCGAGGAGCATAAGCGCAGCTATCTGCCGCCGCTCGCCTCCGGCGAGAAGGTCTGGTGTCAGCTGTTCTCCGAGCCCGCCGGCGGCTCGGACGTCGCGGGCTTGCGCACGCGCGCGGAGAAGGACGGCGATGACTGGGTGATCAACGGACAGAAGATCTGGACCTCCGGCGCACATTATTCCGACTACGGCATTCTGCTCACCCGTACCGATCCGACCGTGCCCAAGCACAAGGGCCTCACCATGTTCTTCCTGGACATGAAGAGCCCCGGCGTCGAGGTGCGGCCGATCAAGCAGGCGAGCGGCGCCTCGGATTTCAACGAGGTCTATTTCACGAACGTGCGCATCCCCGACCATCAGCGCCTCGGCGAGGTCGGTGACGGCTGGAACGTGTCGCTGACCACGCTGATGAACGAGCGCAGCGCGATCGGCGCGGCCGTCTCGACCGGTTTCCCGGAATTGTTCGAGTATTGCTCCAGCCTGATGCTCGACGACGGCCCGGCGATCGAGGATCGCGCGGTGCGCTCGAAGCTGGCGCACTGGGCGGTGAAGGCAAGCGGGCTGAAGTACACCAGCATGCGCGCGATCTCGGCGCTGTCGAAAGGCGAGCGGCCGGGGCCGGAAAACTCCATCGGCAAGCTGGTGGCGGGCTCCATGATCCAGGACGTTGCGACCTACGCGCTGGATCTGCAGGGCGCGGCCGGCGTCGTCAGCGGCGAGGATGGTGAGCTGGCCGGCCGTTTCCAGGCCATGCTGCTGCGTGCGCCGGGCACCCGCGTCGAGGGCGGCACCGACGAGATCATGCGCAACATCATCGCCGAGCGGGTGCTGGGGCTGCCCGGCGATATCCGTGTCGACAAGGACGTGCCGTTCAACAAGATCCCGACGAAGGGAAGAGGCTGAAATCGTAGGGTGGGCAAAGGCGCGGTACGCGCCGTGCCCACGTATTCTATCGAGGGAAGGCGGTGGGCACGCTTCGCTTTGCCCACCCTACGCACCGCGCAAGGATTGAGAGGTCCGCCATGAATTTCGACGATACCCCGCAGGAAGCAGCATTCCGCGAGACCGCGCGCAAATGGATCGAGGCCAATGCGCCTAGGGAGTTGCATGCCGAGCTGTCGAAATCCTCGCTCGGCCGCATTCGCCTTGCCAATCACGACATCGTCGATGTCGGCAAGGCCTGGCAGAAGAAGAAGTTCGAGGGCAATTGGGCCTGCCTGCACTGGCCCAAGGAGTATGGCGGCCGCGGTGCTACGCCGATCGAAAAGGTGATCTGGCAGCAGGAGGAAGGCGTTTACGGCAAGCTGACCCAGCCGTTCCAGATCGGCGAAGGCATGTGCGGCCCGACCGTGATGGCGTTCGGCAGCGAGGACGCCAAGCGCCGTTACTTGCCGAAGCTGGCTTCGGGCGAGGAGATCTGGTGCCAGCTGTTCTCCGAACCGTCCGCCGGCTCGGACGTCGCGGGCCTGCGCACGCGCGCGGAGAAGAATGGCGACAATTGGGTCGTCAACGGCCAGAAGATCTGGACCTCGGGCGCGCATTATTCCGACTATGGCCTTTTGATCGCGCGCACCGATCCGAACGTGCCCAAGCACAAGGGCCTCACCATGTTCTTCCTGGACATGAAGAGCCCCGGCGTCGAGGTGCGGCCGATCAAGCAGGCCAACGGCATGCAGGAGTTCAACGAGGTCTATTTCACCGACGTGGTGATTCCCGATAGCCAGCGGCTGGGCGCCGTCGGCGACGGCTGGAACGTATCGCTGACCACGCTGATGAACGAGCGCATGTCGATCGGCGCGCGGCTCGCGACCGGCGTGCCCGAGATGTTCGAGCTCTGCTCCAACCTGATGCTGGAGGATGGCCCGGCCATCGATGATCCGGCCGTGCGCTCGAAGCTCGCGAGCTGGGCGGCCAAGTCGAACGGGCTGAAATACACCAGCTACCGCACGATCTCGGCGCTCTCGAAAGGCGAGCGGCCGGGCCCGGAGAATTCGATCGGCAAGCTGGTCTCGGGCATGATGCTGCAGGACATCGCGACCTACGCCATGGACCTGCAGGGCGCGGCCGGTGTTCTCACCGGCAACGACGAGGAAACGGCCCAGGGCCAATTCCAGCAGATGCTGCTGTCCTCGCCCTCGATGCGCATTGCCGGCGGCACCGACGAGATCCTGCGCAACATCATCGCCGAGCGCGTGCTGGGCCTGCCGGGCGACATCCGCGTCGACAAGGACGTGCCGTACAACAAGATCCCGACCAAGGGGCGGTGATCGCGCGCCGCGCGGCTATCCCGGTTGGGCAAAGGCGCCAAGCGCCGTGCCCACCCTTGCCTGTTGCTCACTCCATCCCGATCGTCGTCAGGTCCTGGAACCAGTGCTGAGCCTGCACGAACTGCTTGATCTTCGGCGACAGCGCGTGCGGGTTGGTGTCGTGGACGACCCAGACCAGCACGGCGTCGTCGACGATCAGCGCGTGCGCCTGCGCCAGCAATTGGTCCTGCTTGGTGCTGTCGAAAGTCTGCTTGGCCTCGTCGATCAGCGCGTCGACCTTCGGATTCTTGTAGCCTCCCCAATTGACGCCGACCGGCGCGATCTGGCCGGAATGGAAGAAGCGGACGATGGCGTAGAGCGGATCCGAGGTCACATAGGCGATGTTGTTGGAGGTGATGCCGGCGTTCATCTCGTCCGCCGCGCCCTTGCGCCAATGCGTATAGAGCGTCTCCAGCTCGACCACCTTGAAGTCGATCTCGATGCCGATCTCCTTGAAGCTTTGCTGCAGGAATTCGTTCATCGGCAGCGACAGCATCTGGCCGGTGCCGCCCTGCGCGATGATGAAGGTGGTCTTCAGCGGCTTTGCTTTGGAATAGCCCGCTTCCTCCACCAGCTTCTTGGCGGCAGCGAGATCATATTTCAGCTCGAAGCTTGGCTTGCCGAACCAGGGGCTCGACGGGTCGACCTGGCCCTTGGCGGGCTTGGCAAGGCCGTTCATCAGGCCGACGACTTCGTCGCGGTTGATCGCAAGGTTCAGCGCCTTGCGCAGGCGGATGTCGGTCCAGGGCGAGCCCGGCAGCACGCTGAGGTGATAGTTCCAGACATGCGGCGTGACGTTGTCGACCAGCTTCATGCCGGCCGCCTTCAGCTGCGGCACGGCATCCGGCGCCGGCGTCTCGATCAGGTCGACTTGCCCGGCGAGCAGCGCGTTGGTGCGCGTCAGTGCTTCCGGCATCGGCACCAGCACGATCTTGTCGACCTTCGGAATGCGCTTCTTGTTCCAGTAGTCCGGATTCTTGGCTAGCTCGGCAAGCTCGCGCGGCACCAGTTTGGTCAGCTTGAATGGACCGGTTCCGGAGGGCTGGCTGGCGAACTTGTCCCAGTCCTTGCCGAGCTTTTCATATTGCGCCGGGCTCGAGACCAGGAACCACAGCATCTGATAGGGAAAGAAGGAATCGACCGTCTTGGTGGTGATCTCCACCGTGAAGTCGTCGATCTTGGCGTAGCTGGCGACGGAGGGGAGGCGGGTCTTCACCTGCGCGCTCTGCCGCTTGTCGAATTGCGGCGCCTTGTCGTTGAGCACCTTGTCGAGATTCCAGATCACCGCATCGGCGTTGAACTCGCTGCCGTCGTGAAACTTCACGCCCTTGCGTAGGGTGAACCGCCACTTCGTCTTGTCGGCATCGTCGACCTTCCATTCGGTGGCGAGGCCCGGCACCAGCTTGCCGGGGCGATCGGCAACGTCCATCTCCCAGGCCACCAGCGGATCGTAGATCGTATAGGCCGTGAACTGATAGGCGCCGGCGCCGCGATCGGGCTGGCCGGTGGTGAGCGGAATGTCCGCCATCGAGATGCCATAGCGCACAACGGTTTCGGCGCGCGCCGAGATCGCGGAAACTGCCAGCGCAAGCACGGCGAGACAGGTCGATAGACGAATACGCATGGCCCAAAGCTCCCAGGGGATTTCGGGGCCAAACTTGCAATCTTGATGCCAGAATAGGCAGCCGGGCTGCTCTGTCTTCAATCGATCACAAGGACTTGTCGTCGCAGGCGCAATTCGCAGAAAAAGTTTCTCCTTGGCATAGCCATTGCATACGATTGCATCAAAATTAATCATCGAAAGCCGAAGAAGGATCGAGGCGATGCTTATCAAGAACAAGAAGACACGGGCGGCGCTGATCGCGCTCTTGGCGCTGGGCAGTGCGGCCGCATGGCCGCGCGTGGTAGTCGCGGAAACTGTGCTGCGCATCGGCATGACCGCTGCCGATATTCCGCGCACCCTCGGCCAGCCCGATCAGGGGTTTGAGGGCAACCGCTTCACCGGCCTCACCATGTATGACGCGCTGACCAGCTGGGATCTGTCCTCGGCGGACAAGCCCAGCGTGGTGATCCCCGGCCTTGCCACCGAGTGGAAGGTCGATGATGCCGACAAGACCAAATGGACCTTCAAGCTGCGCCCCGGCGTCACCTTCCATGACGGCTCGCCGTTCAACGCCGACGCCGTGGTGTGGAACGTCGAGAAGGTGCTGAAGCAGGATGCGCCGCAATTCGACGCCAGCCAGGTCGGCGTCACGGCCTCGCGCATGCCGACTCTGGCCTCCGCGAGGAAGATCGACGACATGACCGTCGAGCTCACCACCAAGGAGCCCGACAGCTTCCTGCCGATCAACCTCACCAATTTGTTCATGGCGAGCCCGGCGAAGTGGCAGGCCTTCTACGACAAGGCCGAAGGCGCGGACGCCAAGGCGAAGTCGCAAGCCGCATGGACCGCGTTCGCCAAGGACGCCTCGGGCACCGGCCCGTGGAAGATGGCGAGCTTCACGCCGCGCGAGCGGCTCGAGCTGGTCAAGAACGCGAGCTACTGGGACAAGGCCCGCGTGCCCAAGATCGACAAGATGGTGCTCTTGCCGATGCCGGAAGCTAACGCGCGCACCGCGGCGCTGCTGTCCGGCCAGGTCGATTGGGTCGAAGCGCCGGCGCCGGACGCGCTGCCCGAGCTCAAGCAGCGCGGCTTCAAGCTCTACGCCAATGAGCAGCCGCATGTCTGGCCGTGGCAGTTCTCCCGCGTCGAGGGTTCGCCCTGGAACGACATCCGGGTGCGCAAGGCGGCGAACCTCTGCGTCGACCGCGAAGGCCTCAAGGACGGCCTGCTCGCCGGCCTGATGGTGCCGGCGTCCGGCACCTTCGAACCCGGCCATCCCTGGCGCGGCAAGCCAAGCTTCGAGATCAAGTACGACAAGGCGGCTGCGCAAAAGTTGATGCAGGAGGCCGGCTACGGTCCCAACAAGAAGCTGACCGTGAAGACGCAGACGTCTGCGTCCGGCTCGGGCCAGATGCAGCCCTTGCCGATGAACGAATACCTCCAGCAGGCGCTGGCCGAATGCTATTTCGACGTAAAGCTCGACGTCATCGAGTGGAACACGCTGTTCACCAACTGGCGTCGCGGCGCCAAGGATCCCAGTGCCAACGGCTCGCACGCGACCAACGTCACCTATGCGGCGATGGACCCGTTCTTCGCGCTGGTGCGCTTCCTGCAATCGGGCATGGCACCGCCGGTCTCGAACAATTGGGGCTTCATCAACAACCCCAAGTTCGACGAGCTGGTGAAGAAGGCGCGCCAGACCTTCGATCCCGCCGCGCGCGACGCCGCGCTCGCCGAGCTGCACGCCGCTTCCGTCGATGATGCCGCCTTCCTCTATGTGGCCCACGACGTCGGCCCACGCGCGATGAGCCCGAAGGTGACAGGCGTCGTGCAGCCGAAGAGCTGGTTCATCGACTTCTCGCCGGTGTCGATCGCGCAGTAATTCGCGCCGCGCACTCGCTGCACCCTCTCCCCTTGCGGGAGAGCGTGGCTTCGCTTTAGCGAAGCCGGGTGAGGGGTCTCTCTCCGCGGATGTCCCTTTCGCGTCGTAACGACTGTATCCGGGGATAGAACCCCTCATCCGGCGCTTCGCGCCACCTTCTCCCACAAGGGGAGAAGGGAAGAAAAGAACCAAACGTGCTCGCCTATACCGCCAGACGCATTGTCTACGTCGTCCCCATCGTCATCAGCGTCGCGCTGGTGTGCTTCCTGCTCGTGCACATCACGCCGGGCGATCCGCTGGTTGCCGTGCTGCCGGCCGATGCGTCGCAGGAGCTCGCCGCGCAGCTGCGCGCCGCCTATGGCTTCGACCGGCCGCTGCCGGTGCAGTTCGGCCTGTGGCTGCTGCGTGCCCTTCATGGCGATCTCGGCAATTCCATCGCGACGGGGCGTCCGGTGCTGGCCGAGGTCATGCGCGCGGTCGGCAACACCGTCACGCTCGCGATTGCCGCCGCCATCATCGGCTTCACCATGGGCATCCTGCTC from the Bradyrhizobium sp. WBAH42 genome contains:
- a CDS encoding ABC transporter substrate-binding protein, coding for MRIRLSTCLAVLALAVSAISARAETVVRYGISMADIPLTTGQPDRGAGAYQFTAYTIYDPLVAWEMDVADRPGKLVPGLATEWKVDDADKTKWRFTLRKGVKFHDGSEFNADAVIWNLDKVLNDKAPQFDKRQSAQVKTRLPSVASYAKIDDFTVEITTKTVDSFFPYQMLWFLVSSPAQYEKLGKDWDKFASQPSGTGPFKLTKLVPRELAELAKNPDYWNKKRIPKVDKIVLVPMPEALTRTNALLAGQVDLIETPAPDAVPQLKAAGMKLVDNVTPHVWNYHLSVLPGSPWTDIRLRKALNLAINRDEVVGLMNGLAKPAKGQVDPSSPWFGKPSFELKYDLAAAKKLVEEAGYSKAKPLKTTFIIAQGGTGQMLSLPMNEFLQQSFKEIGIEIDFKVVELETLYTHWRKGAADEMNAGITSNNIAYVTSDPLYAIVRFFHSGQIAPVGVNWGGYKNPKVDALIDEAKQTFDSTKQDQLLAQAHALIVDDAVLVWVVHDTNPHALSPKIKQFVQAQHWFQDLTTIGME
- a CDS encoding acyl-CoA dehydrogenase encodes the protein MNFDDTPQEAAFRETARKWIEANAPRELHAELSKSSLGRIRLANHDIVDVGKAWQKKKFEGNWACLHWPKEYGGRGATPIEKVIWQQEEGVYGKLTQPFQIGEGMCGPTVMAFGSEDAKRRYLPKLASGEEIWCQLFSEPSAGSDVAGLRTRAEKNGDNWVVNGQKIWTSGAHYSDYGLLIARTDPNVPKHKGLTMFFLDMKSPGVEVRPIKQANGMQEFNEVYFTDVVIPDSQRLGAVGDGWNVSLTTLMNERMSIGARLATGVPEMFELCSNLMLEDGPAIDDPAVRSKLASWAAKSNGLKYTSYRTISALSKGERPGPENSIGKLVSGMMLQDIATYAMDLQGAAGVLTGNDEETAQGQFQQMLLSSPSMRIAGGTDEILRNIIAERVLGLPGDIRVDKDVPYNKIPTKGR
- a CDS encoding ABC transporter substrate-binding protein; protein product: MLIKNKKTRAALIALLALGSAAAWPRVVVAETVLRIGMTAADIPRTLGQPDQGFEGNRFTGLTMYDALTSWDLSSADKPSVVIPGLATEWKVDDADKTKWTFKLRPGVTFHDGSPFNADAVVWNVEKVLKQDAPQFDASQVGVTASRMPTLASARKIDDMTVELTTKEPDSFLPINLTNLFMASPAKWQAFYDKAEGADAKAKSQAAWTAFAKDASGTGPWKMASFTPRERLELVKNASYWDKARVPKIDKMVLLPMPEANARTAALLSGQVDWVEAPAPDALPELKQRGFKLYANEQPHVWPWQFSRVEGSPWNDIRVRKAANLCVDREGLKDGLLAGLMVPASGTFEPGHPWRGKPSFEIKYDKAAAQKLMQEAGYGPNKKLTVKTQTSASGSGQMQPLPMNEYLQQALAECYFDVKLDVIEWNTLFTNWRRGAKDPSANGSHATNVTYAAMDPFFALVRFLQSGMAPPVSNNWGFINNPKFDELVKKARQTFDPAARDAALAELHAASVDDAAFLYVAHDVGPRAMSPKVTGVVQPKSWFIDFSPVSIAQ
- a CDS encoding acyl-CoA dehydrogenase family protein, which codes for MNFDFSDDQKQLRDQARKFLAEKCSPKAVRIVLDGKAPYDKELWKGLAEMGFLGVAIPEEFGGAGAGHLELCVIAEEMGRANAPVPFSSTVYLAAEALLIAGSDAQKKKWLPAIAAGEAIGTLALFEGKGNPSPKNVKLTAANGVLNGVKKPVADGGIADFAVVAARTGSSGRDNDISLFLVDLKAGGVDVKSLTNLDPTRGQAEITFKDAKAEPLGAAGEGWSILTQVLDRAAVLCAFEQVGGADRALEMGRDYALDRIAFGRQIGSFQAVKHMLADMYVSATLARSNSYYGAWALSTNAAELPEAAAAARISATQAFQHCAKNNIQVHGGMGFTWEFDCHMYYRRANAMALGLGSLSYWEDQLIDRMRKKNAA
- a CDS encoding acyl-CoA dehydrogenase, yielding MNFDDTPQEAEFRATARAWISANAPRQYEDELRKSSLGRTVLKNADILEVAKAWQKKKADAGWACLHWPKEYGGRGSSPIERVIWQQEEGPFGQLSRMFIIGHGMCGPTMMAFAREEHKRSYLPPLASGEKVWCQLFSEPAGGSDVAGLRTRAEKDGDDWVINGQKIWTSGAHYSDYGILLTRTDPTVPKHKGLTMFFLDMKSPGVEVRPIKQASGASDFNEVYFTNVRIPDHQRLGEVGDGWNVSLTTLMNERSAIGAAVSTGFPELFEYCSSLMLDDGPAIEDRAVRSKLAHWAVKASGLKYTSMRAISALSKGERPGPENSIGKLVAGSMIQDVATYALDLQGAAGVVSGEDGELAGRFQAMLLRAPGTRVEGGTDEIMRNIIAERVLGLPGDIRVDKDVPFNKIPTKGRG
- a CDS encoding AMP-binding protein, whose amino-acid sequence is MSGSAAEVMTKPAFRKVQWLARDIKVERRGDGTVVLKSRIPLQPYEKHIPASLAKWAKEAPERIWLAQRGGPNREWRKVSYGEAKRIVDALTQGLLNLELDGRPVAILSGNSIEHALMTQAAMQARVPAAPVSPAYSLMSHDHVKLKYLFDLIKPAVVMVQDGPTFEKALKALDLSGVTVVHVARPCEGIKSVSFAELAATPVTADVEASIAKIRPQTVGKLLFTSGSTGMPKAVINTQEMMCANAAMMMQVRPRDPHGPISTMLDWMPWNHTMGGNAAFHPILVDGGTLYIDDGRPMPGQFEETLRNLREISPTYYANVPAGYAALAAAMEKDDALCRSFFKNLSIMAYGGARLPDDLYERMQALAVKTTGERIVFYTGWGSTETAPTSTGTYWDTERVGLIGLPFPGVDLKMVPCGSKYELRLRGVNVTPGYFGQPELTKKMFDEEGFYCIGDAGIFVDDSDPVQGIIFAGRVVEDFKLTTGTFVHVGSLRTDAIAAATPVVHDALVAGQDRPFIGLLAWPNLHACRQLVGNPDLGFADAVKHPEVIACFRRGLEAHNRECEGASSRVIARAMLMVEPPSIDGNELTDKGYINQRAGLERRAALVERLYADKPDEDVIVLR